The following nucleotide sequence is from Aspergillus luchuensis IFO 4308 DNA, chromosome 1, nearly complete sequence.
AACCTTAGCGCGACAACCGCACTAGCGTCGCCCCGCGCATTCTTAGGTAAGCGGGTCCAGAATTTTGGTTGGAATATTCAAAAATTAGTACTCCGAAAAAAGATCAAATATTTACAAGAGTACTGCACACCGATTAAATTCCGGTGGGGTCTCCGAGATGTCTGAAGCCGTCAGTGCACCGAAGCAGTATAAGCAGCCTTCTCGCAAAGGCAAGAAGGCCTGGCGCAAAAATGTCGATATCGATGAGGTTCAGGAAGGCCTTCGGGttctgaaggaagaagagatcaaAGGGTAAGGATTGATGTTACTTCTTGCCAATCTCGGTCACAACAAGCTAATTCTGGTCGCTTTCTCCTAGTGGTCTTCTTTCTGAGAAGCCGTCCGATGAGCTGTTCGTTATCGACACCAAGGGATCATCAGAAATCCGTGAAGCgtacaagaagaagcacaagccTTTGAAGTCGGAAGAAATCTTGGCGCAACGCTCCGCTATCCCAGGTCTCGACACACGCAAGCGCACAAACTCCAAGGTTACCGACGGTGTTATTGAGCCGAAAAACAAGCGTCAAAAGAGCGACTGGGTTACGAGGAAAGACTGGTTGCGTTTGAAGCAGGTGGCTAAGGAAGGGAACCCGGTCAACAAGCCCGCTGAAAATGACCTATACGACCCTTGGGGAGATGCAGAGGATCCCACGCCCTTGGACGATCCTCAGTTCGACTTCCTAGAGAAACCGAAGCCCAAGGTAGAGCCGGTCACCTTGAAGCAGGCTCCGATCTCACTCGCCGCAAATGGCAAGCCGGTTCCTGCGGTCCGCAAGCCTACTGCCGGAATCAGTTACAACCCGACGTTCGAGGACTGGGATCGGCTGCTACAGGAGCAGGGAGAGAAGGCCGTCGAAGCTGAGAAGAAGCgtctggaggaagagcgtaaagaagaagaaaggcaGCGCTTAATCGCCGAAGCCCAAGACGATGATGGTATGGTGAAGTCCGATGATGAGAGTGCGTGGGAAGGATTTGAAAGCGAATATGAGAAGCCGGACTGGCTGAATAAGAAGCGTCCGGAGCGGAAGACAAAGGCACAGAGGAACAAGATAAAGAGACGCAAGGAAGCAGAGAGGCAGGCCAGGTGGGaagagcagatgaagaagaaggaagagcaggccGCAAAGGCTAAGGAGGCCGCCGAACTTGTGGAGGCACAGCAGCTTGCTCGTGCCGAGGAATCTGAGGACAGCTCTTCggaagagggtgatgatACCGTTTTGCGTCGGAAACCGCTTGGTGGAAAGCTATAGTAAGTGATTTACTCGTCTGTGTTTGCTTTGAACCCTGCTAATCCAATCAATAGCGCTCCTGAGAAGCCTCTGGAGGTTGTGTTGCCAGACGAGTTGCAGGATTCTCTGCGTCTGCTCAAGCCCGAGGGCAACTTGCTGGACGACCGATTCCGCACTTTGGTTGTCCAAGGAAAGCTGGAGTCTCGCAAGCCGGTGACGCAGGCAAAGAAGGCAAAGAGAGACGTGACAGTGAAGTGGTCTCACAAGGACTTCAAGGTTCCGGGTCTGTAAATATTTACTCTTTTGGCGTTTGCTTGTGTCGGTTCTTTCAAGATAGATTCCACGTAATATGGCTAGTGCTGGACATAGAAAAGTTTGTATGAGCCTCAACTAAATCCATGAACTTCACGACTATAGCCAGATATCATTGCTTCTCGtagttctatatatatacactgtAAAATAGTCCGTAGAATATACTGTGCATGTTGACCAGCAATATCTACTTCGCAGCGTTCGAGACTTGCAGGTGGGCCCGTCCGAAAATTTAGCGCGGACCGTTAAGGTTGCTTTTGGAAAGTTGCCGGGCCAGTCTCCGCAACGCCCATCTTTTTTCTCCGGCCCCTCTTGGATTCTCAGATCCCTTCACCATGCAATAGTTGGAGGCTCATCACTGGAATGGACTTGAAAAACCTCTCCAGCAATTGGAAGAAACTCCAGGGGACGCTGAAAAAGGAAAGCGTCTCCACCACCAAACGGAAACCCTCAGATCGCGAGACGGAGAATGGTGTGGTGGTAAAGAAGCGGAAAAGAGAAACCGTCGACGGACAACAAAAACCTGAGCGCAAATCGGTCTCGGccaagagaaaaagaatgtCCACAAGCGGTACTGATGGCGGCGAGAACGGCGCTGAGCAGCCTACAAAGAAGTCGACGTCTCGGAGGAATTCTACGGTCACTGTTGCGGAATCAAAGCCGAAGATTAATGAAGGCCGTTCACCTACGTGAGTACACATTTGTTTCCGATTTTGCGAACGTTCTGACTCTGAATAACTACTAACTTGATATCAGCGCGGAGCTAGGAAAATATGTTGCGATGGATTGCGAAATGGTGGGCGTTGGCCCCAATCCCGATCACGATTCCGCTCTCGCGCGAGTTAGTATCGTCAACTTCAACGGTGAACAAATATACGACTCCTACGTGAGACCCAAAGAGATGGTTACGGACTGGCGGACGCATGTCAGCGGTATCCTTCCGAAGCATATGGTGGAGGCGCGAACACTCGAACAAGTGCAGAAAGACGTTATCAATATCCTCGACGGGCGAATACTCGTGGGACATGCGGTCAGTAATGACTTGgacgctcttcttctcagccaCCCCAAGCGCGACATCAGAGACACGAGCAAACATGCCCCATACAGAAAGATTGCGGGCGGTGGCTCCCCTAGGTTGAAGATGTTGGCTTCGGAGTTCCTTGGGTTGGAAATCCAGGATGGCGCGCATTCCAGTGTGGAGGATGCTAGGGCTACGATGCTCCTGTACCGGCGGGACAAGGATACTTTTGAGCGGGAACATCTTAAGAAGTGGCCTGTGCGAGTAGTGGtcgaaaagaaagaccaaGACGAtgatcagaagaagaagaaaaagaagaagaagaagacccgCAAGAGGTGATTTGGATGCAATGGCTGGTTCTGTTCGATATACCCCAAGTTCATGAAGTTGAAGGTTATCCATAGAGAAGATTAgtaaatagaatatagacAAGCATTATACCAAACTACTGAACCTGTAGAAATGTGTCTCCTAACACTGGTCTATCAACTAAGGACATGCCGCAATCAATGGCCCCCGCCGGTTGGTACTAAAGCGGACCGCGGAATGGACCGCTCTTTTCGCGAACTACGCGTCGCGTTTGCTCAATTCATCCTTGCCGACATCATTCCGAACATCTATAGCACAATTGTCTATTCAACAGAACGAACTACGCAGGTCTTCGAATTTTACATTGCTCAGACTGCATCACACACGAATTCCGCTTGACACACTTCAAGATGTTCGCCATCCAACCCGCCCAGAACTCTTCCAACGAGACATCAACCGATAAATTCACTCCGAACATTCTGCCCTGTCGCATCCACCACGATGGCCCCGTTGATACGCTAGGTCGCTACTGGAAGCCTACCACTGATGAGAAAGGTATAGACGGACTGCTTTGCGCCCGGCAATTCTCAACAAATGCTCATAGATCACAGATCAGAACCTGCAGACAGCCTACTTCCGCGGCCGCAAGCTAAGGGGTCGCCGAGTCGCAATCCCTGAAGGCTACGAGGGTGAGATCTACTTCAGGACATCAAATTTTGACAGTCCATTAATCTTATTGATTTAGGTGTCATTGCAACCCCCACAGACCGTACGATGCCTGCTACCCGTACGAGCGCCGACGTCGAGGTCGAGGAAGTCACACCAGAAGAGCCCGTGAAGATCCTTGAGAAGCAAGGCACCTTTGACGAATATGTGGTTTGGGGACATGAGTTTGTGCCTGCGGCAGATGAGACTTTCGTTAAGGGAGTGGAGGAGTGGATTAAGCTGGCTGAAGTGGTAGGTCGATTTTCTCAAATGAGTTGTCCTCCGGCTAATGCAGGGTAGATGCATACCACTCCTGACAGTCAAAAGCAATCGTCTACTTGAGGGAAGGCTTACGATGAACAATCTCATTCAAAACGAGGGCTACATACTCGTAGCAGCGGGCTGGATGAGTTCCTTAACCAAACCTGTCAACACATGCGCAAAGTCCCCTATTCGATGCGTCCCTATCGCCATACACGAAGTTACACCACCTATCTACTGCAATAAGCCATATACGGAAAAGGACTATGCTAGAGCCGGGACACTAGCGGCAGGCCATAGGTGGAAGGGACGTCCAAGCTCCGAGTCGCTTTATGCAGACTGCGATCTCGCCGGAAGGCTACGATTCAAGGACAGGAAATGGAGCAGCAGGCTAGCTGCGCATGACCAGAGATACCCAACGGAAGAAGTTCTGTAACCACAACCATTTAGATAGCTGCTAGAGCCAAGCCAATACCACGATCAATCCGATAGAGAATCCATATAGATAAGCCTGACCGCCCTCAAGATTCTGCCGTCAGAACAAATATCTGGGGTAGGGTCAACGCTCTACAACAACTTCTATAGACACCCCTGATCTTCAACAGGCCCCTCACAATGTCCACTAACGATGCGAAGGTCTCGCCGGAGGCGCTCATCTCGAAATTCGAAGTGAGCAGACTTCTCAAACAAGGCAAGCAACCCTaccaccagccagccagcccctCCATCACCCCTCCCTGCACATCCAGACAAGACCATTCCAAGCAACATAACTAACCCAACCCCCAAAGACCAAAGTGGCCGCCGCATCGCTATCCTGGGTACCATCGACAACCAGCAAGGCATCCTAATCGCTGAACGCGCCGCCTTTGCAACCGAAACTCCTGAAGCCCTCCAGGCCTTCCACGCCGCCATCACCGACGTCAACAACCTTGGCGACAACGACATCTACCGTTGGTACCTAGCCTCTTCGCACTCCGCACCAGGAAGCCAACAACCCCCGGACCTCAAGATCAACCTTATCTGGCCCTGCACGGAGTCACACATCAAGAAATACTCGGAGCAGGTTGTGCGCATGGTCACCGAGACACCGGAGATCTACCGGGACTCTATCCGTCCGTATATGAGCGCGAAGCGTGAGGAAGGACGACTGAACTGggtatttaatattcttgaGGGCCGCACGGAGCAAGAGGATGTGATTCTTCGGGAGAAGGGACCTGATGGAactgaggagggagggttcTTGGTGTTGCCGGATTTGAATTGGGATCGGAAGACGATGGGGTCGTTGCATTTGTTGGCACTAGTCATGAGGAGGGATATCTGGTCCTTGAgggatctgaagaagaagcatatTCCTTGGCTGAAGTATCTGAGGGAGAGGCTGTTGGAGGAGACGGTTAGGGTGTATCCCCAGTTGGAGACGGATCAGTTGAAGCTTTATGTGCATTGTAAGTTTCCTTTCTTGTGCTTTGGCTTTTGTGGTATCTGATTActgatgtggatgtgctgTATAGATCAGCCGACGTACTATCATTTCCATGTACATGTCGTCAATGTCATGCTCGAGGCGGGTGCAACTCAGGCGACAGGAAAGGCGTTCGGGCTGGagaacatcatctcccaACTAGAGACACTggatggagacgaagaggCTGGAATGGCGGATGTCAGCTTGACTTATTTCCTGGGTGAAGCTAGTGAACTTTGGTCGAATGTATTTGGGCCTTTGAAGCGGGGCGAGAAGCCGCTGCCGAATTGATAGAGTATACTAGACTCTAGAAAGTGATGAGTTACGATGCTACAACAATTACTCTTTTTGTAAACTCCATTAAACCAAGCATATATTTAAGTAGCGCTGTAAGCAAGCACATACTTCCATTGTTGACGTAGATCTAATCTAtaaactacttactatatcgGAGCGGAACTAACTTTCCCTCGATCGACCCCGCAACACCAACGACGTCAACGCCTCACGGCGCCGCCATCCATCGCAAACTTTCCTAcacttctccttcaccccTCACACACAGTCAAcatttcctcttctcaaCAACAAACCTCACCACTACATCCAATCCACCACACCCTCAAGATGACCGACACAGCAGACGCCCCTCAAACTAACAAGGCCTTCGTGCCCCTCGGTATTACCCCCCTtcaaacaccaccacaccacacccacccaccccagcTAACCCAATATACCCAGAAAACAACCCCGAAGTAATGACCCACCTCGTCCGCCAACTCGGCCTCTCCCCAACCCTAGGCTTCACAGACGTCTGGTCAATCGACAGCCCAgacctcctcgccttcatccCCCGCCCGTCTTacgccctcctcctcgtcttccccgTCTCAGCAGCCTACGAAGCAACCCGACGTACCGAAGACGCGCCCCTCCCCGAATACACCGGCTCCGGGGCCAACGAACCCGTGATGTGGTTCAAGCAAACGATCCGCAACGCGTGCGGACTCATCGGGCTCCTGCACGCCGTATCGAACGGCACGCCGCGGAAGCACATCACCCCCGGCTCGGACCTAGATAACCTGCTgaaggaagcagagggaCTGGGGCCGATCCAGCGCGCGGATCTGCTGTATGAGAGTAAGGCCCTGGAGAGTGCGCATGCGGATGCGGCGAAACTGGGAGATACGGATGcgccggcggcggaggacTCGGTGGATTTGCATTTCGTGGCGTTTgtgaagggggaggatggcACGCTTTGGGAGTTGGATGGGCGGAGGAAGGGACCGCTGGTTAGGGGGGtgcttggggaggaggaggatgcgtTGAGTGAGAGGGCGTTGCAGTTGGGGGTTAGGAGGTttttggaggtggagaaggggagtgggagtggagAGGGGGATTTGAGGTTTAGTCTGGTTAGTTTGGGGGAGGTTTTTGATTAAGTTGTGTAAAGTTGATGTGGTTGTTGTATACCCAGTTACCATATGGTAGATGATATTGGGGATGGTTGTTGTATGAGTATATCAAGCTCACATTCACATGTCATTATCTTCTCTATCAACCCACCATTCCTCAGAATTGAACTTCAAAACATCATCCCCACAAGCCCACCACCCAGCGGTCAGATTCCGTGCAAAGACCTCCAAAGCAGCATACGGCACACAACCCCCTGTATCACCAGAGCTAAAGAACATCCTCTCAAACAATTCCTTCAAATTCGGCTTCCGAGAATGCACATCCGGAACAGCAGCAATAACCCTCCTCACAATACCCCCAttacccccatccccacaaGAACTGGGCACCTTTCCTATAACAAGAACCTCATACggcttcctccacaacccacccacctccaCAATCGGCCTCCCATCCATCGTGACCTTGCACCAAACCCACTCCTCACAGACCTCAAGCCCAGCACCCCGAATAGCCTCATAGGCTGTTTTCCGCGCCTTCGCGGAATTAGTGATCCAGATGGCTGCAACAGGGCCCTTGTTGTGTTCATGTAACTGAGCGCCGTCTCCTCTATCAGAGACATCGTACTGTAGATACCCCCGTAAGATACCACATATACGTTCCGTGAGCAAATTCCATCCTTTATAGAACTGCGTTTGGTAATGCCCACTGCGCCGCACGGAGCGGTTCGTCCACGGTGGGTCGAGGAGGATTAGATCGAATTTCTGGTCGTGTGGTAGGCCGGGGAGTAATGGCTGTGATGATGACTTGTGGATAGGTtcggagatggggatggtgcAGCGGAGGAAGTGAGATGATGGGGGGATGTGAAATGAATGGTAGTTGTAGTTTGTGCTATCATTATTTGATGCTTCTGtagttgatgttgattgaCAGCGTATCTTCACTGTAGCTGGCTCGATGGAGGTGTTTTTCACCAGGTTGTTGGAAAGCTCTGAGATGGATGCGAAGGTGTTTTCTCCAGGTGCTAGGATCAATGGAGGATCGTTGCGAGTAGGAGATCTATTAGTGTGGATAGAGCCAGACTCTGGATTTAGacatgaacatgaacatgtGGTAGTAGTGTTGCGTTGccgtttcctcttcttccccagtAATTGGATCTGTTCACCCTGAGCTGGATCTTCCGGACTGTCTGGTGCATCGTGATCTATGAGACTGCGAGGCAGGCACCACTCAAATTTATTTTCAAGTGCTCCTTTGAGCTCCGCCAGCTTCTCAACCACCAGCGGCTCGATGATCTCGCAGTGATATTGCCTCTCGGCAAGCGGGATTCTCTCTAGAACCCTTGCCCGCGCGGCCTCGGTCTTGGGCTCTGTTAAGGTTGGATAAGGTTCCCTCAGGGGGTCGGAAGATAAAAGAGTTCTTTCTCCATGGTAGGATCCCAGCGTAGAAGAGGCTAGATGGGGTCGTGATGGCGGAGGCGTCTGTCCTGGAAGCGTTTGTGCCTGCGCGATGGAGCTGGGAATATCCATCACAAAGGCGGTGGCACTGGGGTTTTCATAAAGTATTGGAGACTTGATGGCCATGATCAGACCGGGTCAGACCGAGGGATTGCTTTGAAATGAGGTGTGTTCTGACTTAGGGTGGCATTGTGACGGTTCGAAggttgggagagggaaaatgaaATTGATGGAAGGTGAGTTTTAGTGTTTGTGGTATTGGACTGTATGCTAAGGACACTGGCGGCTTTCTATCGATAGCTACAACAATCATTGCAATATACCCATGGCTTAAAACATTGATTACCCCTGTAACTAGTCTCTCGCTGTAAGCTTGTAATGTGTGATTCCAGCCACAACCAGTGGAGCACAGCTCAGTGGCTAAGACAGCCggactcatcatcatgcaaACGCAGGCCATCGGTTGCATCCGCTTGGCTagaccatccactccttGAGTAACcgaataataagaataaacaATACCATCTGTTCTCATATCCAACAGAATAATAGCAAAGAAAAACATATAACCAAGCCCACAAGGGGCAGAAATCACTTAAATGCTTATTGACATGACAAAGGCAACACCACTATGCTCTCAAATGGACAAAAATTCACAACACTTTTTTCTCATCTcgttcctccttcctccgttTCCAAGACGATCCAGCGTCGGTCTAGGTGTGACAAGGGTCATTTCGTTATAGCCATACTACTCTCTGTATCCCGGAAATCGAAAAAAGGGTAAGGGCAAAACTTTATACATCAGGTTGAAGTCAATGGCGAATTAAAGAGTTATAAAAAAGCCTCAATGCTGGAGATCAATCCGCATTAGCGTCGGTCGCCCAGGCAAGCCGTAGGCTCTCACATATGCTGGGGATGACTCACACGGCCACGTCGTCCACCCGCAGACTGTGTCTGAGCTGGCTGCGCTTGGGAATAGAACTGAGTAGGATACTGATACATCTGAGCGGAGTTCGTAACAGGGCTGAATTGCTGGGGGGCAAAAGTCGGTTGGTTCATCATAGGGTTGGAGTTCATCTGGCCAGGACCGCCAGCCAAGGGCACTCCCGGGGTCTGCAGAGCCCGAAGACTGTCAGCCGAAGGTGCTCCAGCCGGGTATCCAAAGCTGGAATTTCCGAGGCTTGGGTATAGTCCCGAGGGAGAGAGGCCCCGGGACTGTGCAGCCAGGTAGGCCTGATACTGCAGTTGTTGCTGGGTCAGAGGCGCCAAGGGCTCCTGGCCGAAGCCGGTACCATTAAcgccaactccaccaacCCCGTTAAGAGGACTGAGACCACCAGCAGAACCAATGCTGTTCATTCCATTGATACTGTATGGGTCAAAAGGAGCGGGGTTGGGCTGCTGCTCGGATGCAACGGGCCTGGTCGCATCCAGACCTGGGCCTAGCATGGTAGGAAACTGCGCACCATATTGACGCTCCATGGACTGCTGGGAGCCGTAGTTTGACGCCGCCTGCCGGGAGGTTGGGCGATGCTGTTGCTTGTCCGAGTTGGAAACATGATCACGTCCATGGTGATTGTCGCGAGCACCTCCCCGAGATGACAAGCCAACTTCGTCCATCAAGCGCTTGTAGCCTTGACTGGGAGTTGCCTTCAGCTTAGTGAGGACCTTGGAGAcgttcttcaccacctcggCGCGCATAGACTCATCAAAGAATGGTGTGGTAAGAACCTTGAAGATCAGTGTCGCGCCCGATGTCTGGTCGCTCAAGATCTTCTCCAATACCTCGTCGCCCGGGCTGAAAAAGAGAGCCTTCAACACTATCTCACGGGCATCTGGCTCGTTGCGCTGGTTGATCACCTTCAAGACGGTCAGGTAGGCGACCTTGTGGGTGCACAGGTGCACGAGATGAGGGACCAGGCGCGGTGCAAGCACGGTGCGACGGCGGGGGAAAGTGCAGGTATCCAAGAACCATGTCAGCAACAGAGCCCCGTTGGCATTCGTCGCAAGCTGTACGCTGTGGAGAGCAATGGCTGAGGCAAGCATGCGTTGCTGGTCCTTCGAGGCGTGGTGGCTTTCAAGGCATGCTCGCATGGCCCGAGCACCGAAGCGGCCCTGGGCGATCTCCCACATCCGACTGAGCATCGTCTCGAAGATGAAATCATTGAATGGGGCGCCAAAACGCAGGCAGCACTGGAGAACATAGTTGCCGTACTGGTCAAGGAATAACGGAACGGTGTATGGCCTCAGAGCATCAACAATCATCTGCATCTGGTTCGGAGTCTTGGCCACATCAATGATCTTCTGTGCGGCCCAGGTTCCGTTCTTGTGGACACCAATTTCAGCAAGGTGAGGAGCAATGGGTCCGAGCATCTGCTCCTTGGTGGATTCCGAGCAAAACTCGAAGAGCTTCTGGACGACAGTGTTTCCGAGATAATCCGAGGCGAGCTCTGCGATTTCCGGCAGCATCGCAACGGCGGtttcctcaatctcctggaCTGAGCAAGCTCCATTATCGATCCTCTTGCGGATATCACGGAGTCGCGGTGCGTCGAACATCCTAGTTTGGCTGGGCTCGGCGATCGGGGGAATCTCATCTTCAAATGCATCAAAGGCAATTGCGCGATGGATGCTAGCGCTGATATTGTGAGCATCGTCTTCCGTGGCCCCGAACTCGGTGACGATTTGTGCCATTTCCGGCTGCAGCTCGGGAAGAGAAGGTATATGCGGAATGCTGGTGCCGCTCTCCGGTCTCACAATACCATCAGGTCCGTTCATGCTCGGATCAGGAGTCGGAGAAGACTGGGCTCCATTGACACCGGGCGTGCCAGAAGCAGAGGTGCCAGGTACTTTAGCATATCCGATCCGGACAGGGCCAGCGCCAGGGAAGATCTCCTTTCCGTTGAGAAGTGACTTGGCCTGAATGGCACTCTCAATGCGCTCATAGTTAACAAAGCCACAGTTCTTGTGGGTCAGAACGCGAGTAGACTCGATTTTGCCGTACAGGCTGAAGATCGCCTCCAAAGACGTGACTGTGGTGGAGACAGGAATACTGCCAATCCAGAGAGCACGAGTAGGGCCATCCTGATTGTTCTCGTCTGCCAAGTCTCCCGTTTGCCGCATTCCCACGTTAGGCGCACCACTTCCACCAAGATGCATGAGCTGAACAGCTTCCGACAGCTCATCATATTCTCCGCCTTCCGCGATGTTGAGGTCAGCAGCGCTAAAGCTGTTCTCGAGACGCGAAGGAGTAGCGAGGTAATTGCGGATTGACGAGCGCTGGGGAGGGGCCTCCAAGATTCCAGCCGTCCTGGCACGAGGTCGGCTGGCAGATGCGTGGTTGGCGAATGCCTGTACAGCAAGGTTGTGCTGATGAATCTGAGCCTGGGTTGCGGCCAACTGGGCTGCTGTTGCAGCCGCAGAAGGAGTAACGGTGCCAGAGGGAAGTTGCGAGTAGCGGCTCTCATACTCCAggtcctcgtcatcagcgTACTTCTCTTTCGCGTTCACCGAATACGATCGGATACGGCTGTTattcttcatcatggccagTTCCGCCAGCAAAGGGGGCAAAGAGgactgctgttgctgctgctgctgttgctgttgctgctgctgttgaaggaGCATATTAACATCAGGCCGCACAAGCGTAGCTCGTGCCTGTTGCGGTGTCTCCGCCAAGCCCAAGTAGTCTAGCGTTTTCACATCGGTATCTGCAAGCCCGTCCCTTGAGAATGACGACTGGCTGGGAGAGGCAGGTCCTTCAGAAGAGCGAATGCTTGTCAGTGTTGTCGCGCGCTCACGTCCGGTTGCCCAGCTAGTAGAGAACAAGGACGGTCCAAATGGGCCAGAAGAACCCAAAAAGTTTGCTCTCTGGGGCATAGAGCCTGCTCGGAGACGCGAAAGGGACCCCGCGCTGCTCCCACCAGGGGCAGTTGCGGTCTTTGCGCCTGTGTCGATACCGGAAACGCCGGATGGGCGGAAAGGGCTAGTTGACGGCGTAGGGCGGGAGGTTTGAGGCATATATGGTTGTTGAAGATTCACCTCATTCAATGCACCGACGGGCGAAAATCTGGAAGGAACAGTCCCAGCTCTTGCTCTCCGGCCAGGGCTATTGATGGAGCCGCTGGATGTAGGCACCAGATCTGGAAATCCTTCTTGGCTTGGAGACTCCGGGATGTTCTCACGAAGAGGGGTGGAATGACCGCTAGTCGGCGGGCCCCAGATACTGGGCGAAACGCCTTCCTCTGCCTGGATCTCTCGCGCTCTAATGTGGGAAAAATGACAGGCATTAGTCTGCAAGAAACGAAATAAGCGCATCGAGATAACTAGGGTGCTTACCGTTTAGAGTACAAGCGAGCCCCAAGTTCATGAGAAGGGGATCCAGCCCCTAGCCTCGCGCCGCCAATTGCGCCTGCGGCTCCATTCAGACCATTCGATGGGCCGAACGGCGACTTGATGGCAGCAGATCCAGAGAGATCACTGGGAGAGCTACGCCCT
It contains:
- a CDS encoding putative RNA binding protein Jsn1 (COG:A;~EggNog:ENOG410PFWH;~InterPro:IPR001313,IPR000504,IPR011989,IPR016024, IPR012677,IPR033133,IPR035979;~PFAM:PF00806,PF00076;~go_function: GO:0003676 - nucleic acid binding [Evidence IEA];~go_function: GO:0003723 - RNA binding [Evidence IEA]) → MLPVSRPDGHMNLNYIPTTQPMSGTSTGRSSPSDLSGSAAIKSPFGPSNGLNGAAGAIGGARLGAGSPSHELGARLYSKRAREIQAEEGVSPSIWGPPTSGHSTPLRENIPESPSQEGFPDLVPTSSGSINSPGRRARAGTVPSRFSPVGALNEVNLQQPYMPQTSRPTPSTSPFRPSGVSGIDTGAKTATAPGGSSAGSLSRLRAGSMPQRANFLGSSGPFGPSLFSTSWATGRERATTLTSIRSSEGPASPSQSSFSRDGLADTDVKTLDYLGLAETPQQARATLVRPDVNMLLQQQQQQQQQQQQQQSSLPPLLAELAMMKNNSRIRSYSVNAKEKYADDEDLEYESRYSQLPSGTVTPSAAATAAQLAATQAQIHQHNLAVQAFANHASASRPRARTAGILEAPPQRSSIRNYLATPSRLENSFSAADLNIAEGGEYDELSEAVQLMHLGGSGAPNVGMRQTGDLADENNQDGPTRALWIGSIPVSTTVTSLEAIFSLYGKIESTRVLTHKNCGFVNYERIESAIQAKSLLNGKEIFPGAGPVRIGYAKVPGTSASGTPGVNGAQSSPTPDPSMNGPDGIVRPESGTSIPHIPSLPELQPEMAQIVTEFGATEDDAHNISASIHRAIAFDAFEDEIPPIAEPSQTRMFDAPRLRDIRKRIDNGACSVQEIEETAVAMLPEIAELASDYLGNTVVQKLFEFCSESTKEQMLGPIAPHLAEIGVHKNGTWAAQKIIDVAKTPNQMQMIVDALRPYTVPLFLDQYGNYVLQCCLRFGAPFNDFIFETMLSRMWEIAQGRFGARAMRACLESHHASKDQQRMLASAIALHSVQLATNANGALLLTWFLDTCTFPRRRTVLAPRLVPHLVHLCTHKVAYLTVLKVINQRNEPDAREIVLKALFFSPGDEVLEKILSDQTSGATLIFKVLTTPFFDESMRAEVVKNVSKVLTKLKATPSQGYKRLMDEVGLSSRGGARDNHHGRDHVSNSDKQQHRPTSRQAASNYGSQQSMERQYGAQFPTMLGPGLDATRPVASEQQPNPAPFDPYSINGMNSIGSAGGLSPLNGVGGVGVNGTGFGQEPLAPLTQQQLQYQAYLAAQSRGLSPSGLYPSLGNSSFGYPAGAPSADSLRALQTPGVPLAGGPGQMNSNPMMNQPTFAPQQFSPVTNSAQMYQYPTQFYSQAQPAQTQSAGGRRGRVSHPQHM
- a CDS encoding MT-A70 family (COG:K,T;~EggNog:ENOG410PQ9D;~InterPro:IPR002052,IPR007757;~PFAM:PF05063;~go_function: GO:0003676 - nucleic acid binding [Evidence IEA];~go_function: GO:0008168 - methyltransferase activity [Evidence IEA];~go_process: GO:0032259 - methylation [Evidence IEA]), coding for MAIKSPILYENPSATAFVMDIPSSIAQAQTLPGQTPPPSRPHLASSTLGSYHGERTLLSSDPLREPYPTLTEPKTEAARARVLERIPLAERQYHCEIIEPLVVEKLAELKGALENKFEWCLPRSLIDHDAPDSPEDPAQGEQIQLLGKKRKRQRNTTTTCSCSCLNPESGSIHTNRSPTRNDPPLILAPGENTFASISELSNNLVKNTSIEPATVKIRCQSTSTTEASNNDSTNYNYHSFHIPPSSHFLRCTIPISEPIHKSSSQPLLPGLPHDQKFDLILLDPPWTNRSVRRSGHYQTQFYKGWNLLTERICGILRGYLQYDVSDRGDGAQLHEHNKGPVAAIWITNSAKARKTAYEAIRGAGLEVCEEWVWCKVTMDGRPIVEVGGLWRKPYEVLVIGKVPSSCGDGGNGGIVRRVIAAVPDVHSRKPNLKELFERMFFSSGDTGGCVPYAALEVFARNLTAGWWACGDDVLKFNSEEWWVDREDNDM